In one window of Arachis ipaensis cultivar K30076 chromosome B06, Araip1.1, whole genome shotgun sequence DNA:
- the LOC107647263 gene encoding uncharacterized protein LOC107647263 — protein MNVHNSKGTIPWRPPMFTSTVLIKALINKGVIIIKGGKTKGSINAISLRSGTILQERSSKESKAKEATIDEDIVEVENVEDVEEVQEVVEEKVAQVRKSGPKEEDVLKEAMPIPFPTLAKRTKKQVELDPKMINELETIHLGSSISALMDAIPEKCGDLGLCLVSCTIDDVEFVDCMCDLGACVSIMHFPVYNELDLPPLKRSAARFVLADKSIISVAGIAEDVLVSSKGLTFPIDFYILEIPPNDSGKPSSILLGRPFLKTSRFKLDAFLGTYSFEIDGRTVSFNLDETIKHPPVDCSIFWCDLIDDVIVEIHHETPHEMSMSKGLSVEKNSDYDVDFPPPPLLQEDSNEELQPFFLQSKCASLEEDEVIEPEEVNTNVDFTQPPKFDVFDNEEGLEEVDEGWLQNVEVDFI, from the exons atgaatgtccacaactccaagGGGACAATACCTTGGCGGCCACCAATGTTTACTTCAACTGTTCTAATCAAAGCCCTTATCAACAAGGGGGTAATCATAATCAAGGGTGGCAAAACCAAG GGTAGCATAAATGCTATCTCTTTGCGGTCCGGCACCATACTACAAGAGAGGAGCTCCAAGGAATCAAAGGCGAAGGAGGCTACTATtgatgaagacattgttgaggtggAGAATGTAGAAGATGTGGAGGAGGTACAAGAAGTTGTTGAAGAGAAAGTTGCTCAAGTTAGGAAAAGTGGGCCCAAGGAAGAAGATGTCTTGAAAGAAGCCATGCCAATCCCATTTCCCACTTTGGCAAAGAGGACTAAAAAGCAAGTGGAgctagatcccaagatg attaatgaattagaaactattcattTGGGTAGCTCAATTTCTGCTTTGATGGATGCTATACCGGAGAAATGTGGTGATCTCGGTCTTTGCTTAGTTTCTTGCACTATAGATGATGTTGAATTTGTGGATTGTATGTGTGATCTTGGTGCTTGTGTGAGCATTATGCATTTTCCTGTTTATAATGAATTGGACCTTCCACCAttgaaaaggtcggcagctcgttttgttttaGCCGACAAGAGTATTATTTCTGTGGCAGGTATTGctgaggatgtcttagtgagcaGCAAGGGATTGACCTTCCCAATTGATTTTTACATCTTGGAGATTCCTCCTAATGATTCCGGGAAGCCGTCATCCATTCTATTAGGGAGGCCTTTCTTGAAGACTTCTAGGTTCAAGCTTGATGCATTTTTGGgcacttactcttttgagattgATGGTAGAACCGTGAGCTTCAATTTGGATGAGACTATAAAGCATCCGCCGGTGGACTGCTCTATCTTCTGGTGTGATTTGATTGATGATGTTATAGTTGAGATCCACCATGAGACTCCTCATGAGATGAGTATGAGTAAAGGTCTAAGTGTGGAGAAAAATAGTGACTATGATGTGGACTTCCCACCACCTCCACTATTACAAGAAGACTCTAATGAGGAGTTACAACCTTTCTTTCTCCAATCAAAGTGTGCCTCCTTGGAGGAGGATGAggtaattgagccggaagaagtgaaCACTAATGTAGACTTCACCCAACCTCCTAAATTTGATGTGTTTGATAATGAAGAAGGCTTAGAGGAAGTTGATGAAGGGTGGCTACAAAATGTTGAAGTGGACTTTATCTAA
- the LOC107648366 gene encoding probable galacturonosyltransferase 7: MNQVTPVKTTPADESGKSCELTFGSYCLWQKQHKEVMKDAMIKKLKDQLFVARAYYPSIAKLPAQDKLSREMKQNIQDLEHVLSESTTDADLPPLIENKSQKMEMKTKHSDFREDEDDKLLTWVREASEDEEVC; encoded by the exons ATGAATCAAGTCACACCCGTTAAAACAACCCCGGCTGATGAAAGTGGAAAGTCTTGTGAGCTCACATTTGGTAGCTATTGCCTGTGGCAAAAACAACATAAAGAAGTTATGAAAGATGCCATGATTAAGAAATTGAAAGACCAACTATTTGTGGCTAGAGCTTACTATCCGAGCATTGCAAAACTCCCCGCACAAGACAAATTGTCTCGagaaatgaaacaaaatataCAAGATCTGGAGCATGTGCTTAGTGAATCCACTACGGATGCTGATCTTCCACCACT CATTGAGAACAAGTCACAGAAGATGGAAATGAAGACCAAACATTCAGATTTcagagaagatgaagatgataAGCTACTAACCTGGGTTCGAGAAGCCAGCGAAGATGAGGAGGTCTGCTGA